DNA sequence from the Streptomyces sp. MST-110588 genome:
GCCGGGGAACTGGGGGTCCACAAGTCGACGGCCTTTCGCATCCTGGGCGTGCTGGAGAGCCGCGGCCTGGTGGACCAGGAGCGTGAACGCGGCAAGTACCGCCTGGGCACAGGGGTCCTGCGGCTGGCGGGCGCCGCCGCGAACCGGCTGGACATCTCGCAGGAGGGGCAGCCGGTGTGCCGCGCGCTCGCCGAGGAGACCGGCGAGACCGCCAACATCGCGGTCCTGGACGGGGACGCGGCGGTCAACATCATGCAGGCGCGGGGCGCGGCGGCGGTCACCGCGTACAACTGGCTGGGCCGGCGCACACCCCTGCACGCGACGGCCAGCGGCAAGGTGCTGCTCGCCCATCTGCCGCACGAGCACCGGGAGCGGCTGCTCTCGGGCCGGCTCACCCGCTACACGGAGCACACCCTGACCTCGGCCACGGCGCTGCGCAGGCAGCTCAGGGTTGCCGCACGGGAGGGAACGGCCTGCGCGGTGGCGGAGCTGGAGGTGGGGCTGAACGCGGTGGCGGCAGCGGTACGGGCCCACGACGGGGCCGTCGTCGGGGCGATCGGCGTCTCCGGGCCCGCTTACCGTGTGGAGCGTTCGTTGCTGCCCGGCCTCCTTGAGCGCTCGGCGCGGGCCGCCGCCGAGCTGTCCCGCCGTATGGGGTACGCCGCCTGATCCACCGTCACCGTCGGCCGCGTGCTCTCCCCTTTGCGTTCCGCGCCCGTTCCGCGTCCGCTCCTCTTGTCCTCTTGACGGATGCCTGACGGGCTTTCAGCATGTCCCCCATGACGCAACGCGACGCGTCATGGGCAACACCTGGGGCCCGGGCGCAGGGAACGCCTTTCGAGCCGCCACCGGCCCGCGCTCCCGCTCCGCCCCCGATCACCACCGCACCGGCATCCGTACGTCCGTAGCAGCTCCCCGCGTCCGCTCCTGCCCGCGCAGGCGCTGTAAAGGAGTGAGTCATGCCGTACGACGCCCGAATCGTCATCATCGGTGCCGGGATCGTCGGCTGCTCACTGGCCGATGAACTGACCGAACGGGGCCGGCGCCAGGTCACCGTCCTGGAGCAGGGCCCGCTGCACGCTCCCGGGGGTTCCACCTCGCACGCCCCCGGCCTGGTCTTCCGGACGAACCCCTCCAAGGCGATGACCGACTTCGCCGCGTACACCGTCCGCAAGTTCTCCCGGCTGACCGAGGACGGGCGGCCCTGCTTCGATGCGGTCGGCGGCCTGGAGGTGGCCACCACCGAGGAGCGCTGGGCCGACCTGCACCGCAAGGCAGGGCTCGCCGCCTCATGGGGCGTCGAGGGGAACTGGTCGGCCCCCGGCGGTGCGCCGAGCTGTGGCCGCTGCTGGACGCCTCGAAGGTGCTGGGCGGCTTCCACACGCCGGGGGACGGGCTGGCCCACGCGCTGCCGGCCTCGCGTGCCCAGGCGGCCCGCGCCAGGGCCCGCGGTGCGCGCTTCCTGGACCGGCACACCGTCACCGGGATCGAGCGCACCGGCGGCCGGGTCACCGGCGTGGTCACCGACCGGGGGCGTTTCGCCGCCGACGTGGTGGTGTGTGCGGCGGGCTTCTGGGGGCCGGTGATCGGGGCGCTCGCCGGGGTCTGCGTACCGCTGCTGCCGCTGGCGCACCAGTACGTGAAGACCTCGCCGGTGCGGCTGCCCGTACCGGAGCCGCAGGACAGTCCGCGCGAGGACAGTCCGCGCGAGGACGGGCCGCTCAGGAAAAGGCCGCTCAGGGAGAGGCCGGCAGACGCCCGGTGGCCCATCCTGCGCTTCCAGGACCGGGACCTGTACTTCCGTGAGCACCGGGACGACGCGTATGACGGAGGCGGAACGGACGAGGCGGCCCGCCCCCGTACCACCCGCATCGGCATCGGCTCATATGCCCACCGCCCGCTGCCCGTTGACCCCTTCGCGCTCCCCGCGGCCCCGCCCCGCACGACGGCACTCCCCCTATGCCCTCCGCGCTGCCCTTCACCCCACAGGACTTCGCGCCGAGCCGCCGGGACAGCGTCTGGCTGCTGCCCGCGCTGGCCGATGTCCGTCTCGAAGAGGGCTTCAACGGCGTCTTCTCCTTCACCCCGGACGGCCTGCCGCTCCTGGGCGAGTGCCCCGGGCTGCGCGGCCTGTGGCTGGCCGAGGCCGTATGGGTGACCCACTCCGCCGGTGTGGCCCGTGCCCTGGCCGAGTGGCTGACGGCCGGTCACCCCACCACCGCCGTACACGAATGCGCCCCCTCCCGCTTCGAGGGCGGCCGGTGCTCGCCCGCGTACATCCAGGAGCGCGGCAAGCAGCAGTTCGAAGAGGTGTACGACATCGTCCACCCCCTCCAGCCGGTACGGCGGCCCCGTCCGCTGCGGGTGAGCCCCTGGTACGCGCGGCAGCGGGAGCTGGGCGCCCACTTCCTCGAAGGCGGCGGCTGGGAACGGCCGCACTGGTACGAGGCCAACGCGCCCCTCGCGCACGGGCTCGCGCTCCCGGCGCGCGACGCCTGGTCCGCGCGGCACTGGTCACCGATCGCCGTGGCCGAGGCGCGCGCCACGCGGGAGCGGGTGGCGCTGTACGACATGACGCCGCTGCGGCGCCTGGAGGTCAGCGGCCCGGGCGCGCTGGACCACCTCCAGTACATGACGACCAATCAGCTCGCCAAGCCGCCCGGCTCGGTGACGTACACGCTGCTCCTGGACCCGGCGGGCGGCATCCTCAGCGATCTGACCGTGGCCCGGCTCCCCGCGGACCCCTGCCTCGGCGGCGAGCGCTTCCAGGTCGGCGCCAACAGCGCCGCGGACCTCGACCGGCTCGCCCGCCATGCCCCCGCGGGCGTACGGGTAGCGGACATCACGCCCGGCACCTGCTGTATCGGCGTATGGGGGCCGCTGGCCCGCGACCTGGTCCAGCCGCTGACCCCGGCCGACTTCTCCCATCAGGGCTTCGGCTACTTCACGGCCCGCGAGACCTTCGTCGGCGAGGTGCCGGTGACGGCGCTGCGGGTGTCCTACGTCGGTGAGCTGGGCTGGGAGCTGTACACCGGTGCCGACATGGGGCTGCGGCTGTGGGACCTCCTGTGGGAGGCCGGGCAGCCGCTCGGCGTGCTCGCGGCCGGCCGCGCCGCCTTCGACAGCCTCCGCCTGGAGAAGGGCTACCGCGCCTGGGGCCAGGACATGACCACCGAGCACCACCCGTACGAGGCGGGGCTCGGGCGGGCCGTCCGGCGGGACAAGGGCGACTTCGTGGGGCGGGCCGCGCTGGAGGGCGTGACGCCGGAATCCGTACGGCGCGCACTGGCCTGTCTGACACTGAACGACCCGGCGGCGGTGGTGCTGGGCAAGGAACCGGTGTACGTGGACGGCGCGCCCGCGGGGTATGTGACCAGCGCGGCGTACGGCTGTGCCGCCGGGCGGACCGTCGCCTACGCGTGGCTGCCGGCCGCGGCGGCCGTGCCCGGCACCGGGGTGCACATCGAGTACTTCGGCGAGAAGGTCGCGGCGACGGTCGTCCCCGAACCGCTCTTCGACCCGGGGAGGGAACGGATCCGGCGTTGACGGCCCGCGCCGTGACCGGCGCACGCTCGGGAGGTCTCCTTGTCCCCCAACCATGACGTCTCCACCCATGACGTCTCCGCTCATGACGTCTCCACCCATGACGTCTTCTCTTGTGGCGGCTCCGCTCATGGCGTGTACGACGTGATCGTGCTCGGCCTCGGCGGCATGGGCAGTGCCGCCGCCCAGCACCTCGCCGAACGCGGGGCCCGCGTACTGGGCCTGGAGAAGTTCGGGCCCGCGCACGGCCACGGCTCCAGCCACGGCGGGTCGCGCATCATCCGCCAGTCCTACTTCGAGGGCCCGGCCTACGTCCCGCTGCTGCTGCGCGCCTACGAGCTGTTCGAGCGGCTGGAGCGGGATTCCGGCCGTACGGTGATGACCCTGTGCGGCGGGCTCATGCTCGGTCCGCCCGGCAGCCGTACCGTCGCCGGGTCGCTGCGCTCCGCCCGTACGTGGGACCTGCCGCACGAGACCCTGGACGCGCGCGAGATCCGCCGCCGGTTTCCCACACTCACCCCGGCCGCCGGGGACATCGGTCTGTACGAGGCCCGTGCCGGGCTGGTGCGGCCCGAGGAGACCGTCACCGCGCAGCTCCGGCTCGCCGCCCGGGCCGGCGCCGACCTCCGCTTCCGGGAACCGGCCGTGCGGTGGGAGGCGCTTTCCGGCGGGCGGGGCGTACGCGTCCACACCGCGCAGGGCTCCTACACCGCGGGCCGGCTGGTGATCTGTCCGGGTGCCTGGGCGCCGCGGCTGCTGGCCGGTCTGGGCGTGCCGTTCACCGTTGAGCGGCAGGTCACCTACTGGTTCGAGCCCGTCGGCGGCACCGGGCCGTACACCCCGGACCGGCACCCCGTCTATATCTGGGAGGATGCGGCGGGCGTCCAGATGTACGGCTTCCCCGCCATCGACGGCCCGGGTCGCGGCGTGAAGGTGGCGTTCTTCCGCGGGGGCGCGGTCTGTACGCCGGAGACCATCGACCGGACGGTCCACGAGGACGAGGTGCGGGCGATGGCCGCCCGGACGGCCCGGCTGTCGCCCACCGCGCCCGGAACGTTCCTGCGGGCCGTCACCTGTATGTACACCAACACCCCGGACCAGCACTTCGTCATCGCCCGGCACCCCGGGCACGCCGGCGCGGTCACCGTCGCCTGCGGATTCTCCGGCCACGGCTTCAAGTTCGCACCGGTGGTCGGCGAGATTCTGGCCGACCTGGCGCTGACCGGCACCACCGGGCACCCGATCGCGCCGTTCGCCCCGGAACGGCTCACCGTCCCGTCCGCCTCTGCCGCATCATCCGCCTCGTCCGGCCCGTCCGACCCCTCCGACCCGTCTGCCGTGTCCGTCCCACCCAGCCCAGGAGGCGCCTGATGAACCGCGCCACCGCACCGTCAGACCCGTCGAGTCCGTCAAACCCGTCGGGCCCAACAAGCCCGTCGAGTCCGTCCGGCCCATCGAGCCTGAAGTCCACCCTCCCCGGTTTCCGCTACACCGATCCCGCCGTCTTCCTCCAGGAGCAGCAGCACATCTTCGAGTCGCTGTGGCTGTGCGTGGTGCGTTCGGCCGATCTGGAGCGGCCCGGCGCGTTCCGTACGGCGTGGGCCGGCCGGGAGAGCGTCCTGGTCGTACGGAACCGGGAGGGCGGCCTGGGCGCCTTCTTGAACGTGTGCCGGCACCGGGGCGCCCGGCTGTGCATCGAGCCGTCCGGGCAGGTGCGCGGCACGCTGCGGTGCCCGTACCACGCCTGGACCTACGGCCTGGACGGGCGGCTGGTCGCCGCGCCCAACCTGCGGCGGATGCCGGACGTGGACCGTACCGAGCGCGGGCTGGTCCCGGTGCGGCTGCGGGAGTGGCTGGGGTACGCGTGGGTGTGTCTGGCGCAGGAGCCGCCGTCCTTCGAGGAGACGGTGACGGCGGCGGTCGCCGGGCGGCTGGGCGGGGCGGACGCGGTGGAACGTTACGGCATCCACGATCTGGCGCTCGGCCGGCGCATCACCTATGACGTACGCGCCAACTGGAAACTGATCGTCGAGAACTTCATGGAGTGCTACCACTGCGCGACGATCCACCCGGAACTGACGGATGTCTTACCGGAGTTCGCCCAGGGCCTCGCCGCGCAGTACTACGTCGGGCACGGGGCCGCCTTCGCCGACCGGGCCCAGGGGTTCACCGTGGACGGCGGCGCCGGCTTCCCGCCGCTGGCGGGCCTCGCCAAGGAGCAGCACCGCCGCTACTACGCCGTCACCGTACGCCCCCAGGTCTTCCTCAACCTCGTGCCGGACCATGTCATCGTGCACCGGATGTTCCCGGTGGACGTGGACCGTACGGTGATCGAGTGCGACTGGCTGTTCGCGCCCGAGGCCGTCGCCTCGGGAGCCGACCTGTCGCCGTCCGTGGAGCTGTTCCACCGCGTCAACACCCAGGACTTCAGGGCCTGCGAGCGCACCCAGCCCGCGATGGGCTCGCGGGCCTACCGCGCCGGCGGGGTGCTCGTCCCCAGCGAGCACCACATCGGCGACTTCCACCGGTGGGTCACTCGGCTGGTGCCGATGCCGCCTGAAGCGTCTCCTCCTGGCGGCCCGGCGCCCCCGTACGACCCGGCCCCTCCCTACGGCCCCCCGGCTCCTCCGGCCGGCGGTACATCCGCGTCGCCGTGATCTCGCCGTGCACCGGCTCGGACTCCGGGTCCCGCTGGGGCAGTCCGGGCCGCAGGTGCTCCTCGACGCTGATGTACTTCAGGCCCGCCCGCAGGTCGGCGTCGTTGCGCAGCCGGATGACCAGCGGGAACTCGGCGAGCGCGGTGGTGTCGAACAGACCGGTGGTGTACAGGAGCTGGACGCCCAGCGCGTCGGCGACGGCGCGCTGGAGTTCCAGCAGGTACGTGGCGTTGGCGCGGCCGATGGGGTTGTCCAGGAACAGCGTGCCGGCGTGCCGCTGCTTGTCGCGGCCCCGGTCGTTGCTGCGCAGCGCCGCCATGGTGCAGTACAGGGCGATGGCGGCGGTCAGCAACTGCCCGCCGGAGAACACGTCGCCCATCTGCCCGACCGGCACCCGCTCGGCGCGCAGCACCGCGTCCGGCTTGAGGATCTCCACGGCCACCCCGCGCGGCTGGAGGGCCGCGGCGACCCCGCGCAACAGCAGGGACATGCCGTCCCGGCGCAGGTCGCTGTTCTTCTTCACCGCCGAGCGGGTCGCCTCGTCGATGACGTCACCGAGCCGCTCGGTGAGCGTGGCCTGGTCGGGGTCCTCGAAGCGGATGCGCAGGAACTCCTGGCCCGACCACTCCCCCAGCCCTTCGGGGAGGCGGGAGAGCCGCTGGGCGGAGCGCAGCGTGGTCAGTGAGGACTCCACCAGGCCGCGCAGCCGGTCCACGATGCTGTCCCGGTTGCGTTCGAGCTGCTCCAGTTCGTCGGTCAGCACCCGCAGCCGGGGCGCGAACGCCTCGGCCCACTTGGCGGCGTGGTCGGGCAGGGCGGCGGCCGGCAGCTCGCGGATCTGCTGCCGGGCGGGGGTGCGCACCTGCTCGTAGCGGGTGGCGTTGGCGTGCCGTACCAGTACGTCACTGGCCTCGCGCACGGCCGACTCGGCCGCCGAGAGGTCGCTCGCGCAGCCGCGCAGCGAGCGCCGGGACTCGGCGGCGGCCTGCCGGGCCTCCTCCAGGCGCCCCGTGTACGGCTCGGGCCGTTCCCCGTCCGCGCCCTTGGCCCCCTTCTCGTCGGGCTGGTCGCGCAGCAGGTCACGGAGCATGGCGGCGATCTCGTCGAAGCCGCCGGCCGCGTCCTCGGCGGCGCGGTGGGCGCGCAGCAGCTCACCGTGGGTGGCGCGGGCCGCCTCCAGGGCGTCGGTGGCGGTGGCCAGTTCGCCGGTCGCGGTGCGCAGCAGTTCCTTGGCGCGGTCCGCGTCGGCGGGGATCATCTCCTCGGGCAGTTCGGTGTGTGCCTCGCCGTCGGCCGGCGCCAGCCGCTCGGCCTCGCCACGCAGCCGGCCGAGCTGCTCGCTGGCGGCCGAGGCGCGGGTCTCCAGTGTCTGTACGAGCGACTCGGCGCGGGCGGCGGCGGCCTGCCGGGACGGGCCGTCGGCGGCGTCGGGGCTCTCCAGGAGCGCTTCGGCACGGGTGCGGACCTTGTTGGTCAGCCGGTTCAGCTCGGCCAGCGCGGCGCTCTCGTCGCCCTCGGCGCGGGCCTGTTCGGCGCGCAGGTCGGCGCCGACGCCCACCTTCTCGTACACCTGGGAGGCGGCGCGGTATGCCTCGCGCAGCGCGGGCAGCGAGGCCGTGGGAGCCTGGGACCCGTCCTCGCCGGCGTCGTCGGGCACGCCGGCGATCTCGGCGCGTTCGGCGCGCAGCGCATGGGCGGTGCGGCGGGCGTCGTCGGCGGCCCTCTGGGCGGCCCGGCGCTCCTCGTCGGCGGCCCGCGCGCGGTCCACGCACTCTTCGGCGCGCGCCTCGAACTCCGCTGCCTCGTCGGCCAGTTCGCGCAGCCTGAGCTGCCAGGCGGCGCGCTCGCGCAGCCGGTGGGCCAGGCCGGCCAGGGCGTCGGCGACCCGGCGGGCGCGCTGCGCCGCCTCCTGCCGCTCATCGCGTACCCGGGCGGCCTCGGCCGCGTGCTCCTCGGTCTCGGCGCGGACCGTACGGGCCTCGGCGAGTTCTTCGGCGGCGGCGTCCGCGGCCGTACGGGACTCCTGGGCGGCGACGGCCAGTTCGGCGAGCCGGCCGGGCGGGCAGCCGGTGCGCCAGGAGGAGAGCCGGGCGGCCAGCGCACGGTCCCCGGCGAGCCGGGCGGCCAGGGCCCGGATCTCCTCGTCGCGCTCCGTCGCGCGGGCCCGCAGCGCCCGGCGCTCCTCGTCAGCCGCCGACTCGTCGTGCATGGCCGGGTTCGGCGGCACGAGGAAGACGCCGCTGTCCTGGGCGTCGGGGGCGGGGGTGGGGGCGAGCAGGGCCGCGGCGGTGCCGACGGCGACCGCCGAGCGGGGCAGCAGCGCGGCCTGGCCGAGCACCTCGCGGGCCCGGGCGTGGGTGTCGGGATCGGTGATGATCACGCCGTCGACCAGTTCGGGGCGGGCAGCGAGCACCCGGGCGTGGTCGGCGGGGTCGACGGACTGGGCCAGGTAGCGCCAGCCGGGCAGCGCGGGGACGCCGTGCTCGCCCAGGTACTCCACGGCGGCCAGCACGTCGGGGCCGGGCGGCAGCAGTCCGCCGTCGCCCAGCGCGCCCAGGATGCGGGCGTCGTCCGCGGCGGCCGTCCGCAGGTCGAAGAGCTGCCGTTCGGCGGTGGCCACGCTCTGGTCCAGCAGCTCGCGCAGCGCGTCGGCGTTGCGGTCCAGTTCCTCGGCGGTGAGCGGGCCCTGGGCCGGGGAACGGCCGGTGCGGGACGCACTGCCGTCGGGCCGGGAGCCACGGGCCGGCCCGTCAGCCGTACGGGGGGCGGGGAGCGCGCCGGTGCCCTGCTGGGGCAGGCCCAGCAGCTCGACCAGGCGCTGCTCGGCGCCGATGGACTCCGCGGCCCGCCGCTCGGCGTCGTGTGCGCGCTCGGCGGCCTGCGCGGCGTCCTCGGCGCGGGCCGCGGCCAGTTCGGCGGCGGAGTGGCGGGCGGCGGCCTCCCGGGCCCGGTCGGCCGCTTCCCGGGCCGTCTCGCGGGCCGCGTCCCAGTCCTGGACGGCCGTCTTCTCCGCGTCCACGGCGGCGAGCGCGGCGCGCGCCGGGTCGGCGTCGGGGGCGGAGTCGTCCAGCCAGCCGGCCCGTACGGCGTCCGCGGTCTCCTGCTCGACCTCCGCCAGCCGCTGCTTGAGG
Encoded proteins:
- the solA gene encoding N-methyl-L-tryptophan oxidase; translation: MYDVIVLGLGGMGSAAAQHLAERGARVLGLEKFGPAHGHGSSHGGSRIIRQSYFEGPAYVPLLLRAYELFERLERDSGRTVMTLCGGLMLGPPGSRTVAGSLRSARTWDLPHETLDAREIRRRFPTLTPAAGDIGLYEARAGLVRPEETVTAQLRLAARAGADLRFREPAVRWEALSGGRGVRVHTAQGSYTAGRLVICPGAWAPRLLAGLGVPFTVERQVTYWFEPVGGTGPYTPDRHPVYIWEDAAGVQMYGFPAIDGPGRGVKVAFFRGGAVCTPETIDRTVHEDEVRAMAARTARLSPTAPGTFLRAVTCMYTNTPDQHFVIARHPGHAGAVTVACGFSGHGFKFAPVVGEILADLALTGTTGHPIAPFAPERLTVPSASAASSASSGPSDPSDPSAVSVPPSPGGA
- a CDS encoding IclR family transcriptional regulator; its protein translation is MTNLTKVTKTSGTAGERRGAGGTVQSVDRAVSVLEMLARLREAGVTEIAGELGVHKSTAFRILGVLESRGLVDQERERGKYRLGTGVLRLAGAAANRLDISQEGQPVCRALAEETGETANIAVLDGDAAVNIMQARGAAAVTAYNWLGRRTPLHATASGKVLLAHLPHEHRERLLSGRLTRYTEHTLTSATALRRQLRVAAREGTACAVAELEVGLNAVAAAVRAHDGAVVGAIGVSGPAYRVERSLLPGLLERSARAAAELSRRMGYAA